A stretch of the Myxococcaceae bacterium JPH2 genome encodes the following:
- a CDS encoding penicillin-binding protein, which translates to MHRRLFAVPALLVPFALLLGATEPAPSPSSPRVEPLAVVDAGAVTERSQDAGAAQASSAAEAAATAGRSLDSGVSPESSAVAVADAGLPVGGRLAAGGAGADAGTLAMLGLVPPSAVPSREKAPPLLKVQGLPHAVDLLARAKLEGEQLVVKEGKGAKARALTIDPVLQAALTQILRTYEVPFGAAVVLEPATGRVLAMAEHSQSRPDLRGLAVRAAFPAASIFKLVTGSALLEAGVTPETEECFHGGKRRLSEKHLEDSERDGACLSLALAMGKSANVIFAKMTHKHLSVDVLRRMAARFHFNREIPFAVPTDVSLAAIPEDEFGLANTGAGFGDVFLSPLHGALLAAVAANGGRWVDPVLFEPDVTTPPPEGEAVLTPTTARALTAMMEETVTHGTARHIFRERGFRVDGAVGKTGTLADREPFHDYSWFVGFAPKEHPRVAVAALVVNDPKWRIRGSYLGREALRLGLERVPAPVELTAPASAAGKH; encoded by the coding sequence ATGCACCGTCGCCTCTTCGCCGTCCCCGCGCTCCTGGTTCCCTTCGCGCTCCTCCTCGGTGCCACGGAGCCCGCTCCGTCACCGAGTTCACCCCGAGTCGAGCCCCTGGCCGTGGTCGATGCGGGTGCTGTGACGGAACGGAGCCAGGACGCAGGAGCGGCGCAGGCTTCCTCCGCGGCGGAGGCGGCGGCTACCGCGGGGCGAAGTCTGGATTCAGGTGTGTCTCCGGAGTCCTCGGCGGTGGCCGTCGCGGATGCGGGACTGCCGGTGGGAGGCCGCCTGGCCGCTGGGGGAGCTGGCGCGGACGCGGGGACGCTCGCGATGCTGGGGCTCGTGCCTCCGTCGGCGGTGCCGTCGCGCGAGAAGGCGCCTCCGCTGCTCAAGGTCCAGGGGCTGCCTCATGCTGTTGACCTCCTCGCCCGCGCGAAGCTGGAGGGTGAGCAACTGGTGGTGAAGGAGGGGAAGGGCGCGAAGGCGCGGGCGCTGACCATCGATCCGGTGCTCCAGGCCGCGCTCACGCAGATTCTTCGGACGTATGAAGTGCCGTTCGGCGCGGCGGTGGTGCTGGAACCCGCCACGGGCCGGGTGTTGGCCATGGCCGAGCACTCGCAATCGCGGCCGGACCTGCGCGGGCTGGCGGTGCGCGCGGCGTTCCCCGCGGCGAGCATCTTCAAGCTCGTCACCGGCAGCGCGCTGCTGGAGGCGGGCGTGACGCCCGAGACCGAGGAGTGCTTCCACGGCGGCAAGCGGCGCCTGTCCGAGAAGCACCTGGAGGACAGCGAGCGCGACGGCGCATGTCTGTCGTTGGCGCTGGCCATGGGCAAGAGCGCCAACGTCATCTTCGCGAAGATGACGCACAAGCACCTGAGCGTGGACGTCCTGCGGCGCATGGCCGCGCGCTTCCACTTCAATCGGGAGATTCCCTTCGCGGTCCCCACCGACGTGTCCTTGGCCGCGATCCCCGAGGACGAGTTCGGACTGGCCAACACCGGCGCGGGCTTCGGTGACGTGTTCCTGTCGCCGCTGCACGGCGCGCTGCTGGCCGCCGTGGCCGCCAATGGAGGCCGCTGGGTGGACCCCGTCCTGTTCGAGCCCGACGTCACGACGCCTCCGCCCGAGGGCGAGGCGGTGCTCACGCCCACCACCGCGCGCGCCCTCACCGCGATGATGGAGGAGACGGTCACGCACGGCACCGCGCGCCACATCTTCCGGGAGCGGGGCTTCCGCGTGGATGGCGCGGTGGGCAAGACGGGCACATTGGCGGATCGCGAGCCGTTCCACGACTACTCGTGGTTCGTGGGCTTCGCGCCCAAGGAGCATCCACGCGTCGCTGTGGCGGCGCTGGTGGTGAATGATCCGAAGTGGCGGATCCGCGGCTCGTACCTGGGCCGCGAGGCGCTGCGCCTGGGCCTGGAGCGAGTGCCCGCGCCGGTGGAGCTCACCGCGCCGGCCTCGGCGGCGGGCAAGCACTGA
- a CDS encoding DUF4388 domain-containing protein, producing the protein MRGLSGDFSTMPLKDLVVHLGNRRATGTLRLERGDVRKQFALSEGHVTSASSNQAREFFGQFLINMGHLTEDQLEKAFATQAETRIFLGKILVMTGLVPESTVRNTLSHKFREMLLDAFPWQDGDFAFEAADDAPDIEGLDIRVDLLDVHREGEFRETAWEAIRAVFPMGGVRLTVDERKLPERKPGGVDERIVQHIKEGLSIDGIAMAMHATDFFLYQRLYALYRLDAVKVSDEPPEAAPVRASGPVVVVEDEDAPSDGVIGSESSSDEVLQAAQMFIDAGNLRDGEALARRAHEMSPSPASTALLKSAEAKLLTLLRKELMEPGRVPGLLVTPAQLKSTPLSAPERYLLSRVDGRRDVAAIVHVSPLQELEALKFFQGFVDAGLLQLTPR; encoded by the coding sequence ATGCGTGGCCTGTCTGGTGACTTCTCGACGATGCCCCTCAAGGACCTCGTCGTCCATCTCGGGAATCGCCGCGCCACAGGCACCCTGAGGCTGGAGCGGGGGGACGTGCGCAAGCAGTTCGCGCTGAGCGAGGGCCACGTCACCAGCGCCAGCTCCAATCAGGCGCGCGAGTTCTTCGGTCAGTTCCTCATCAACATGGGGCACCTGACGGAGGACCAGTTGGAGAAGGCCTTCGCCACGCAGGCCGAGACGCGCATCTTCCTCGGGAAGATCCTGGTGATGACGGGCCTGGTGCCCGAGTCCACGGTGCGCAACACGCTGAGCCACAAGTTCCGCGAGATGCTGCTGGACGCGTTCCCCTGGCAGGACGGCGACTTCGCCTTCGAGGCCGCGGACGACGCGCCCGACATCGAGGGCCTCGACATCCGCGTGGACCTGCTGGACGTGCACCGCGAGGGAGAGTTCCGCGAAACCGCGTGGGAGGCCATCCGCGCCGTGTTCCCAATGGGCGGCGTGCGCCTGACGGTGGACGAGCGCAAGCTGCCCGAGCGCAAGCCCGGCGGCGTGGACGAGCGCATCGTCCAGCACATCAAGGAGGGCCTCTCCATCGACGGCATCGCCATGGCGATGCACGCCACGGACTTCTTCCTCTATCAGCGCCTCTATGCGCTCTATCGCCTGGACGCGGTGAAGGTGTCGGACGAGCCGCCCGAGGCCGCGCCCGTGCGAGCCTCCGGCCCCGTCGTCGTCGTGGAGGACGAGGACGCGCCCAGCGACGGAGTCATCGGCTCGGAGTCCTCATCCGACGAGGTGCTCCAGGCCGCGCAGATGTTCATCGACGCGGGCAACCTGCGAGACGGCGAAGCCCTGGCGCGCCGCGCGCACGAGATGTCGCCCTCCCCTGCATCCACCGCGCTGCTCAAGTCCGCCGAGGCGAAGCTGCTGACGCTGCTGCGCAAGGAGCTGATGGAGCCCGGGCGCGTGCCCGGCTTGCTGGTGACGCCCGCGCAGCTCAAGTCGACGCCGCTGTCCGCGCCCGAGCGCTATCTCCTGTCGCGCGTGGATGGCCGGCGCGACGTCGCCGCCATCGTCCACGTGTCGCCGCTCCAGGAGTTGGAGGCGCTGAAGTTCTTCCAGGGCTTCGTGGACGCGGGGCTCTTGCAGCTCACTCCGCGCTGA
- a CDS encoding glutaredoxin family protein, whose translation MRVDIYSKPNCSLCEKARVVVEEVRARIPFELRILSILEDPELLTRWRYEIPVVVIDGVPAFTLQVDAESLEARVREAMGGIPVAKSLARDG comes from the coding sequence ATGAGAGTCGATATCTACTCGAAACCCAATTGCTCCCTCTGCGAGAAGGCGAGGGTCGTGGTCGAGGAGGTGCGTGCTCGCATCCCCTTCGAGCTGCGGATCCTCAGCATCCTCGAGGACCCTGAGCTTCTGACCCGCTGGCGTTACGAAATCCCCGTGGTGGTCATCGACGGGGTGCCCGCCTTCACGCTCCAGGTGGATGCCGAGTCCCTGGAAGCCCGGGTGCGTGAGGCAATGGGTGGCATACCCGTTGCTAAATCGCTCGCCCGGGATGGGTAG
- a CDS encoding diguanylate cyclase — MGRAGQPPTVLLVEPRADALERTRALLGEAGFRVVPVTRFDAAAPLFEVVRPDAALLAAQAPDFAAVQVARRLRQISRGTVPLMYLVDPHDPEAWRHCLQKGQCVDVAPRSGSGDELPMKLHAQLRLKQAVERAAVGEESSTALALHDAVTGLYNRPFLLALIGLEMRRAERYGGNFSVLTARVDGWASFRKEYGRGMAERLLVYCAVVLGQTVREADAVARVGECEFAVLLPGTPTETVQDVVARVGARFDAARFQVEGRVVQTALGLGAVSFPDTVGTPMQLLSAALQTLRRTREIRRAAGAPTRLSV, encoded by the coding sequence GTGGGGCGGGCGGGACAGCCTCCCACGGTGCTGCTGGTCGAGCCCCGGGCTGACGCCCTGGAGCGGACCCGGGCCCTGCTGGGGGAGGCGGGGTTCCGGGTGGTTCCCGTGACGCGTTTCGACGCGGCGGCGCCCCTGTTCGAAGTGGTGCGTCCGGACGCCGCGCTGTTGGCCGCGCAGGCGCCGGACTTCGCGGCGGTGCAGGTGGCGAGGCGGCTGCGGCAGATCAGCCGAGGCACGGTGCCGTTGATGTACCTGGTGGATCCACACGACCCCGAGGCGTGGCGGCACTGCCTGCAGAAAGGGCAGTGCGTGGACGTGGCGCCGCGCTCGGGGAGTGGGGACGAGCTGCCCATGAAGCTGCATGCGCAGCTGCGCTTGAAGCAGGCGGTGGAGCGCGCGGCGGTGGGCGAGGAGTCGAGCACCGCGCTGGCGCTGCATGACGCGGTGACGGGGCTCTACAACCGACCGTTCCTGCTCGCGTTGATCGGCTTGGAGATGCGGCGCGCGGAGCGCTACGGCGGCAACTTCAGCGTGCTGACGGCGCGGGTGGATGGCTGGGCATCGTTCCGCAAGGAGTATGGGCGGGGGATGGCGGAGCGGCTGCTCGTGTACTGCGCGGTGGTGTTGGGGCAGACGGTGCGGGAGGCGGACGCGGTGGCGCGCGTGGGCGAATGCGAGTTCGCCGTGCTGCTGCCGGGGACGCCCACGGAGACGGTGCAGGACGTGGTGGCCCGGGTGGGGGCTCGATTCGACGCGGCGCGCTTCCAGGTGGAGGGGCGCGTGGTGCAGACGGCGCTGGGGTTGGGGGCGGTGAGCTTCCCAGACACGGTGGGCACGCCCATGCAGTTGCTGAGCGCTGCCCTCCAGACGCTGCGCCGCACGCGCGAGATTCGGCGGGCCGCCGGGGCACCGACCCGGCTGTCCGTGTGA
- a CDS encoding sigma-54-dependent Fis family transcriptional regulator, whose amino-acid sequence MDRIAVLVVDDEESVRTFLSELLGSAGYQVRCAASGAQALEMLSGGSFDAMLLDVVMPELSGLDVLRRYRSSGGSAPVIVLSALAGADDAVRAMKMGASDYLSKPFGNDELQDVLSRALGPRVPERAGAGGGRALAATSDSGVDARALISNSSSMRRARALVERIADTDVPVLLLGESGTGKEVIAREIHARSQRRGRPFIKVNCAALPGELLESELFGHERGAFTGATAEKPGKFELADQGTIFLDEIGEMAIRLQAKLLQVLQDEEFFRVGGKKSVRVDSRVVVATNRDLEKEIALGNFREDLYYRLNVVAIRLPPLRERKEDVLPLTDHFLKKYGRNFIHAASELPSEVLHAFADYDWPGNVRELENMVRRLCVLKDPTLVLDELHAASRSPASAPSLPTAYGGDDGTPLPRAEEPARAPVSPGVQVLEMPARGGASGSGVPEPVVNAVVPPTRYANPFDAPQPPPPPPPAGELSLKDIGKRAAMLAEREAILVMLQRTAWNKRRAATKLRISYKALLYKIKECGIVDPRASAEF is encoded by the coding sequence ATGGATCGGATCGCGGTACTGGTGGTCGATGACGAGGAGTCGGTGCGCACCTTTCTGTCCGAGCTGCTGGGCAGCGCGGGATATCAGGTGCGCTGTGCCGCCAGCGGGGCCCAGGCCTTGGAGATGCTCTCGGGCGGCTCCTTTGACGCCATGCTCCTGGATGTGGTGATGCCGGAGCTGAGTGGACTGGACGTGCTGCGACGCTATCGCAGCTCAGGGGGCAGCGCGCCGGTCATCGTGCTCAGCGCGCTGGCGGGCGCGGACGACGCGGTGCGCGCGATGAAGATGGGGGCCAGCGATTACCTGTCGAAGCCGTTCGGGAATGACGAACTCCAGGATGTGCTGTCGCGAGCCCTGGGGCCTCGTGTCCCCGAGCGTGCGGGAGCCGGAGGGGGGCGGGCACTGGCGGCGACCTCGGACTCGGGCGTGGATGCTCGAGCGCTCATTTCCAATTCTTCTTCCATGCGCCGGGCGCGCGCGCTCGTCGAGCGCATCGCGGACACCGATGTGCCGGTGTTGCTCTTGGGCGAGTCCGGCACGGGCAAGGAGGTCATCGCCCGGGAGATTCACGCGCGCAGTCAGCGACGCGGCCGGCCCTTCATCAAGGTCAACTGCGCCGCGCTGCCGGGTGAGTTGCTGGAGAGCGAGCTGTTCGGCCATGAGCGCGGGGCCTTCACGGGCGCCACCGCGGAGAAGCCAGGCAAGTTCGAGCTGGCGGATCAGGGCACCATCTTCCTGGACGAGATTGGTGAGATGGCCATCCGCCTCCAGGCCAAGCTGCTCCAGGTGCTCCAGGACGAGGAGTTCTTCCGCGTCGGTGGCAAGAAGAGTGTCCGGGTGGACAGCCGCGTCGTCGTGGCCACGAACCGCGACCTGGAGAAGGAGATCGCCCTCGGCAACTTCCGCGAGGACCTGTACTACCGCCTCAATGTCGTGGCCATCCGACTGCCTCCGTTGCGTGAGCGCAAAGAGGATGTGCTGCCCCTCACGGATCACTTCCTGAAGAAGTACGGCCGCAACTTCATCCACGCCGCGTCGGAGCTGCCCTCGGAGGTGCTCCATGCGTTCGCCGACTATGACTGGCCCGGCAACGTGCGCGAGCTGGAGAACATGGTCCGGCGGCTGTGCGTGCTGAAGGACCCAACGCTGGTGCTCGATGAGTTGCATGCGGCGAGTCGCAGCCCCGCGAGCGCGCCCTCGCTGCCCACCGCGTATGGCGGCGACGATGGCACGCCTCTGCCGCGCGCCGAGGAGCCGGCTCGCGCGCCCGTGAGCCCCGGTGTGCAGGTGCTGGAGATGCCCGCGCGGGGTGGGGCTTCGGGGAGTGGTGTCCCCGAGCCGGTGGTGAACGCGGTCGTGCCGCCGACTCGTTACGCGAATCCGTTCGATGCGCCCCAGCCTCCGCCTCCACCTCCGCCTGCCGGGGAGCTGTCGCTCAAGGACATTGGCAAGCGCGCGGCGATGCTGGCCGAGCGCGAGGCCATCCTCGTGATGCTCCAGCGCACGGCCTGGAACAAGCGGCGCGCCGCGACCAAGCTGCGGATCAGCTACAAGGCGCTGCTCTACAAAATCAAGGAGTGCGGCATCGTCGACCCGCGCGCGAGCGCTGAGTTCTGA
- a CDS encoding NAD-dependent epimerase/dehydratase family protein, whose amino-acid sequence MSPPLVLLGSGYTLTRLAVAEASAGREVLAATRDPDRRARLTQAGARVGSLEAALLLAPGAHVVVSLPPEAGLDARVAEVLATAPPARLVYLSSTGVYGSARGQVDEDTAVDPSTPMSRGRLEAEARYLAVGAVVLRIAGIYGPGRGAHLRLRTGALRLPESGGGRLSRIHVDDLGRAIHVVLERGVPGAVYCVADDRPATLAQTVGWLCERLGLPLPSTVPLAQMHESLRGDRAISAARLKALGWAPLHPDFEAGFTAVLEEESRCD is encoded by the coding sequence ATGTCGCCTCCACTGGTGTTGCTGGGCTCGGGGTACACGCTGACGCGCCTTGCCGTGGCGGAAGCCTCGGCGGGCCGCGAGGTCCTGGCCGCGACGCGTGACCCGGACCGGCGCGCGCGGCTTACTCAGGCGGGGGCTCGCGTGGGCTCGCTGGAGGCGGCGCTCTTGCTGGCGCCCGGCGCGCACGTGGTCGTGTCGCTGCCTCCAGAGGCGGGGCTCGATGCGCGGGTCGCCGAGGTGCTCGCGACGGCGCCTCCCGCGCGGCTGGTCTACCTGTCCTCCACGGGCGTGTATGGATCCGCGCGGGGCCAGGTGGACGAGGACACCGCGGTGGACCCCTCGACGCCCATGTCTCGGGGGCGGCTGGAGGCCGAGGCGCGCTATCTCGCGGTGGGCGCCGTGGTGCTGCGCATCGCGGGCATCTACGGGCCGGGTCGTGGTGCCCATCTGCGGCTGCGCACCGGGGCGTTGCGGCTTCCCGAGTCGGGGGGAGGGCGGCTCAGTCGCATTCACGTGGACGATCTGGGCCGGGCCATCCACGTCGTGCTGGAGCGCGGTGTCCCAGGCGCCGTCTACTGCGTGGCCGATGACCGGCCCGCCACGCTCGCGCAGACGGTGGGCTGGCTCTGCGAGCGCCTGGGGCTGCCGCTCCCTTCGACGGTCCCGCTGGCGCAGATGCACGAGTCGCTGCGCGGCGACCGCGCCATCTCCGCCGCGCGCTTGAAGGCGCTCGGCTGGGCGCCTCTGCATCCGGACTTCGAGGCTGGCTTCACTGCTGTCTTGGAGGAAGAGTCCCGGTGCGACTGA
- a CDS encoding GNAT family N-acetyltransferase: MSSTDAVTLRRLRPDEAEQVRALRQRALRESAHSFGSLPEEDAALPIEEMRARLGAGAPEERVAVGAFLAGSLVGVVGLRREGRHKTRHKATVWGMYVAPEARGTGLGRRLLLALIEEGRRMPGVERLLLAVVADNVAARSLYLSLGFEPYGLERRALRMGDTYLDEEFMVLSL; encoded by the coding sequence GTGAGTTCGACGGATGCCGTGACCCTGCGACGACTTCGCCCCGATGAAGCCGAGCAGGTTCGTGCCCTGCGCCAGCGCGCGCTGCGCGAGAGCGCCCACTCCTTCGGCTCTCTTCCCGAGGAGGATGCTGCCTTGCCCATCGAGGAGATGCGCGCGCGGCTCGGGGCGGGGGCACCGGAGGAGCGGGTCGCGGTGGGCGCGTTCCTCGCGGGCTCGCTGGTGGGCGTGGTCGGGCTGCGGCGCGAGGGGCGCCACAAGACCCGGCACAAGGCCACCGTGTGGGGCATGTACGTGGCGCCCGAGGCCCGCGGGACGGGCTTGGGTCGGCGCCTGCTGCTGGCCCTGATCGAAGAGGGGCGGCGGATGCCCGGCGTGGAGCGGCTGCTGCTCGCGGTGGTCGCGGACAACGTGGCGGCCCGCTCGCTCTACCTGTCGCTGGGGTTCGAGCCGTATGGCCTGGAGCGCCGCGCCCTGCGCATGGGGGACACCTACCTCGACGAGGAGTTCATGGTGCTCTCCCTCTGA
- a CDS encoding ActD protein, producing the protein MVAHTPEWLLERIALNELPASHVAARTRLLAELDGPARLARLEEDSRRTLERFAPAQVAAEVERRRRTQALAAERATVAHPWFGSLTLGFPVAACLVLLVLSASRDLTPETRATGVSPLEWETVRIKGAARLLVHRQGAREPESLSNHSQAHRGDLLQLSYLSGGRRHGAVVSLDGRGAVTLHFPERLTGSTALKAGEAVSLPNAYELDDAPSFERFVFVTSDSPVDVAAVLEAARRVAQQPQSAREVRLPLPESLAQTSFTLEKVP; encoded by the coding sequence ATGGTCGCCCACACGCCGGAGTGGTTACTGGAGCGCATCGCCCTGAACGAGCTGCCCGCCTCTCACGTCGCCGCTCGCACCCGCCTCCTGGCCGAGCTGGATGGCCCCGCTCGGTTGGCCCGATTGGAGGAGGACTCCCGCCGCACCCTGGAGCGCTTCGCGCCCGCCCAGGTGGCCGCTGAAGTGGAGCGCCGCCGCCGAACCCAGGCGCTCGCCGCCGAGCGCGCGACCGTGGCGCACCCTTGGTTCGGCTCGCTGACCCTGGGCTTTCCCGTGGCGGCGTGCCTGGTCCTCCTGGTCCTGAGCGCCTCGCGCGACCTGACGCCCGAGACGCGCGCCACCGGAGTCTCGCCGCTGGAGTGGGAGACGGTGCGCATCAAGGGCGCGGCCCGGCTGCTCGTCCACCGCCAGGGCGCGCGCGAGCCCGAATCGCTGTCGAACCACTCCCAGGCGCACCGTGGGGACCTGTTGCAGCTGAGCTACTTGTCCGGTGGCCGCCGCCATGGTGCCGTGGTGTCCCTGGACGGTCGGGGCGCGGTGACGCTGCACTTCCCCGAGCGTCTCACGGGCTCCACCGCGCTCAAGGCGGGGGAGGCCGTGTCCCTGCCGAACGCGTACGAGCTGGATGACGCCCCCTCGTTCGAGCGCTTCGTCTTCGTGACGAGTGATTCGCCGGTCGACGTCGCAGCCGTGCTAGAGGCGGCACGCCGGGTGGCGCAGCAGCCGCAGTCCGCGCGTGAAGTGCGCCTCCCTCTGCCAGAATCGCTGGCCCAGACGTCTTTCACATTGGAAAAGGTGCCGTGA
- a CDS encoding caspase family protein, translated as MRWLPWTFLLLPWLASAAPNEPSGVTVRRFALLVGVNDGGTNRLPLRYAASDARAFGDVLVELGGVQPADRILLVDSDRAGLVDALRRFSDRVKAARGAGRTEALIYYSGHSDEEGLLLKNDRFGYSELRKALEALPADVRIAILDSCASGTLARQKGGVLRPAFLVDASSAVRGHAILTSSSEDEVSQESDRIGGSFFTHNLVSGLRGAADSTGDGRVTLHEAYQFAFHETLARTEKTRAGAQHPAYDIELAGTGDLVMTDLRATSAALVLEDGLEGRMFVRDEPGRLVVELNKLAGRSTELGLQPGRYVITRERRGEGSEAAIVVREGARAALADADFHAVTGELTALRGGPAVGGPVAAGAVDAPQQAAPRQQTFLNLGIAPGVQTNDMMGGGERDNSVSFSLGVARMSRLDGVGLALGGNWATESMRGVMLGLGGNYSEGDASGVMLGVGANWVRGRIDGVQASSGVNMAGKGGSAYQLSSGANISGGSLRGAQLGAGANWIEGDLSGVQLSAGVNMVRGHMKGIQGAAGLSWADTAEGMQLSIVNVGTDVSGAQVGLINIAGKMRGLQLGVVNVATDMEGVPVGLLSIAQNGQFHLEVFGSDINPGNVSLKLGSRTFYTTLVAGIGDMPGQKRHWTLGLGLGAHLPLTDRLFADVDVISHNVFGLEEGWDSNRLLHQARLIGGWQLTSHLALIGGPTFNVLHATSGQTVGHISRLASEAGTRKVVLWPGVQLGLRI; from the coding sequence ATGCGCTGGCTCCCCTGGACCTTCCTCTTGCTTCCCTGGCTCGCCTCGGCGGCCCCCAACGAGCCCTCGGGCGTGACGGTGCGCCGCTTCGCGCTGTTGGTCGGCGTCAACGATGGCGGCACGAACCGCCTGCCGCTGCGCTACGCGGCGTCGGATGCGCGCGCCTTCGGGGACGTCCTGGTGGAGCTGGGCGGCGTGCAGCCCGCGGATCGGATCCTCCTGGTGGACAGCGACCGCGCGGGGCTGGTGGATGCGCTGCGGCGCTTCTCAGACCGCGTGAAGGCGGCTCGCGGGGCGGGGCGGACCGAGGCGCTCATCTACTACTCGGGCCACTCGGACGAGGAGGGCCTGCTGCTGAAGAATGATCGCTTCGGCTACTCGGAGCTGCGCAAGGCGCTGGAGGCGCTGCCCGCCGATGTGCGCATCGCCATCCTCGACTCGTGCGCGTCCGGCACCCTGGCGCGACAGAAGGGGGGCGTGCTGCGTCCCGCGTTCCTCGTGGACGCGTCGTCGGCCGTGCGGGGCCACGCCATCCTCACGTCGTCCTCCGAGGACGAGGTGTCCCAGGAGTCGGATCGCATCGGCGGCTCGTTCTTCACGCACAACCTGGTGTCGGGCCTGCGCGGCGCGGCGGACTCCACGGGGGACGGCCGCGTGACGCTGCACGAGGCCTACCAGTTCGCCTTCCACGAGACGCTCGCGCGCACGGAGAAGACGCGCGCGGGCGCGCAGCACCCGGCCTATGACATCGAGCTGGCGGGCACGGGCGACCTGGTGATGACGGACCTGCGCGCCACGTCCGCCGCGCTCGTGCTGGAGGATGGTCTCGAGGGGCGCATGTTCGTGCGCGACGAGCCCGGCCGGCTCGTGGTGGAGCTGAACAAGCTGGCGGGTCGCTCGACCGAGCTGGGCCTCCAGCCCGGGCGCTATGTCATCACCCGTGAGCGCCGGGGCGAGGGCTCCGAGGCGGCCATCGTGGTGCGCGAGGGCGCGCGCGCGGCGCTCGCGGACGCGGACTTCCACGCCGTCACGGGTGAGCTGACGGCCCTTCGCGGCGGTCCCGCGGTGGGCGGTCCCGTTGCCGCCGGTGCGGTGGATGCGCCGCAGCAGGCCGCGCCGCGTCAGCAGACCTTCCTCAACCTGGGCATCGCCCCTGGGGTTCAGACGAACGACATGATGGGGGGCGGCGAGCGAGACAACTCGGTGTCCTTCTCACTGGGCGTGGCGCGCATGTCGCGGCTGGATGGCGTGGGGCTGGCGCTGGGCGGCAACTGGGCCACGGAATCGATGCGCGGCGTGATGCTGGGCCTGGGCGGCAACTACTCGGAGGGCGATGCCTCGGGCGTGATGCTCGGCGTGGGCGCCAACTGGGTGCGTGGCCGGATTGACGGCGTTCAGGCCTCCTCGGGCGTGAACATGGCGGGCAAGGGCGGCTCGGCGTACCAGCTCTCCTCGGGCGCCAACATCTCTGGAGGGTCGCTGCGCGGCGCGCAGTTGGGCGCGGGGGCCAACTGGATCGAGGGGGACCTCTCCGGTGTGCAGCTCTCCGCGGGCGTCAACATGGTGCGCGGCCACATGAAGGGCATCCAGGGGGCCGCGGGCCTGAGCTGGGCGGACACCGCCGAGGGCATGCAGTTGTCCATCGTCAACGTGGGCACGGACGTGTCGGGCGCGCAGGTGGGCCTCATCAACATCGCGGGGAAGATGCGCGGCCTGCAGCTCGGCGTCGTCAACGTGGCCACCGACATGGAGGGCGTGCCCGTGGGCCTGCTGAGCATCGCGCAGAACGGGCAGTTCCACCTGGAGGTGTTCGGCAGCGACATCAACCCCGGCAACGTGTCCCTCAAGCTGGGCAGCCGGACCTTCTACACGACGCTCGTCGCGGGCATCGGGGACATGCCGGGCCAGAAGCGTCACTGGACGCTCGGTCTGGGGCTCGGCGCGCACCTGCCGCTGACCGACCGCCTCTTCGCGGACGTGGATGTCATCTCCCACAACGTCTTCGGTCTCGAGGAGGGGTGGGACTCCAACCGGCTGCTCCATCAGGCGCGGCTGATCGGCGGCTGGCAGCTCACCTCGCACCTGGCGCTCATCGGCGGCCCGACCTTCAACGTCCTTCACGCCACGAGCGGCCAGACGGTGGGGCACATCAGTCGGCTGGCGAGCGAAGCAGGCACGCGGAAGGTGGTGCTGTGGCCGGGCGTGCAGCTCGGCTTGCGCATCTGA
- a CDS encoding tetratricopeptide repeat protein, whose translation MSSKSLFAAYSEGVHRSMAGSHEAAIQAFDKVLAEDPSHFPALTAKASSLKQLGRTPEALRCFQRAIELEPTLADPHRDAALCQLELGEPEAGAALMERAVQLNSAPGYREAAAVEVYTVGNALLTQGPRRPDKARYRLARQVFELALELSPAYVEAAKALSDVWAHLGDTAQRDHYAQLASRLRPAGA comes from the coding sequence ATGTCGTCCAAGTCGTTGTTCGCGGCCTATAGCGAGGGCGTTCACCGCTCCATGGCCGGCAGCCATGAGGCCGCGATCCAGGCGTTCGACAAGGTCCTGGCCGAGGACCCCAGTCACTTTCCAGCGCTGACCGCGAAGGCGTCGTCGCTGAAGCAGCTCGGTCGGACCCCCGAGGCGCTGCGCTGCTTTCAGCGCGCCATCGAGCTGGAGCCGACCCTGGCGGATCCGCACCGCGACGCCGCCCTCTGTCAGTTGGAGCTGGGAGAGCCCGAGGCGGGCGCGGCCCTCATGGAGCGCGCCGTCCAGCTCAACAGCGCCCCGGGCTACCGCGAGGCCGCCGCCGTCGAGGTCTACACGGTGGGCAACGCCTTGCTGACCCAGGGCCCTCGGCGTCCGGACAAGGCGCGCTATCGCCTGGCTCGGCAGGTCTTCGAGCTGGCGCTGGAGCTGTCCCCCGCCTACGTGGAAGCCGCCAAGGCGCTGTCGGATGTGTGGGCGCACCTGGGCGACACGGCCCAGCGCGACCACTATGCGCAGCTCGCCAGTCGGCTGCGCCCGGCGGGAGCCTGA